The proteins below are encoded in one region of Belonocnema kinseyi isolate 2016_QV_RU_SX_M_011 chromosome 1, B_treatae_v1, whole genome shotgun sequence:
- the LOC117176978 gene encoding piggyBac transposable element-derived protein 3-like, producing the protein MSKNRFEFLVANMRFDDKNTRDTRKAEDKFAAFREIWSVFEGNCSRYYSPSEYLTIDETLLSFRGRYSFRMYIPSKPDKYGLKIVSLCDVRKLYFISGIPYVGKENPKKKRIHRSLHSTFST; encoded by the coding sequence ATGTCTAAGAACAGGTTCGAATTCCTTGTTGCTAATATGAGATTTGATGACAAAAACACCCGAGATACACGCAAAGCAGAGGATAAATTTGCTGCGTTCAGGGAAATATGGTCTGTCTTCGAAGGTAACTGTTCCAGGTATTACAGCCCCTCGGAATACCTCACTATAGATGAGACTCTACTCAGTTTTCGTGGCCGCTACAGTTTCCGAATGTATATCCCGTCAAAACCGGATAAATACGGCCTGAAAATAGTCTCTCTATGTGATGTCcgaaaattatactttataagtGGAATACCCTACGTTGGAAAGGAAAACCCTAAGAAAAAAAGGATTCACCGCTCTCTACACAGTACGTTCTCAACCTAA